In Daucus carota subsp. sativus chromosome 4, DH1 v3.0, whole genome shotgun sequence, one DNA window encodes the following:
- the LOC108217121 gene encoding F-box/kelch-repeat protein At3g06240-like: protein MCATIVAIKSVAFCTCLAFSFNISGFLNSCQMMTRDFKLSLKLREPTSIYELSDDNLSEIFFRLPVRVLLCCQCVCKRFSKVITDPKFRKIQVNRAMASNTTSFCLVHLIVSDFSDICGSVENFKHRYDHILLEKTHCSASSSYLRLSNPLISDISIVGSSNGLVCAKLESLADQNESNMLIWNPVTRENRFVAEPKRHSRPTKRNRWFLRHGELKLKNDGSRFKNVLAHAFSFTPGTNDYKVVRITSYKEPGEAIVIKLEIFNMSTDKWSTYQIKTLQCREIDHMPQQVDPSMLLKMMRSHNTRSLKGAFHWLCDASLGASGNDTAILSVGLEAEQLRLFTVLDSNKIPRLKSGKLDCMNDSLSLIVPNYSSGPCPIIDIWVMNDYGDRNSWIKKYSVNQFQGRGTEPIGYWKYDLFLMANLTRNLSLCLYNLRNQEMKSFPVQWHFYTAAFYDYVETFETVRPAIATTAEAV, encoded by the coding sequence ATGTGTGCTACAATTGTTGCTATTAAATCTGTTGCTTTCTGCACCTGtctagcattttcttttaacatTTCTGGTTTTCTTAATTCTTGTCAGATGATGACAAGGGACTTCAAATTATCTTTGAAGTTGAGGGAGCCAACATCAATATATGAGTTATCAGATGATAATCTCAGTGAGATATTCTTTAGACTGCCGGTGAGAGTTCTTTTGTGCTGCCAATGTGTGTGCAAACGCTTTAGCAAAGTGATCACCGAtccaaaattcagaaaaatccaAGTTAATCGAGCCATGGCTTCCAACACCACTTCTTTTTGTTTGGTTCATCTTATTGTAAGTGATTTTAGTGATATATGTGGCAGTGTTGAGAATTTCAAACATCGGTATGATCACATTCTTCTGGAGAAGACACATTGTTCTGCATCCTCTTCTTATCTGAGGCTCAGCAACCCCTTAATATCTGACATCTCTATAGTAGGTAGCAGTAACGGTCTTGTGTGCGCTAAACTTGAGTCCCTCGCGGATCAAAATGAATCAAACATGTTGATCTGGAACCCTGTTACCAGAGAAAATCGCTTCGTTGCTGAACCAAAAAGGCATTCCCGGCCCACGAAGCGAAACCGGTGGTTTCTTAGACACGGCGAGCTAAAGCTAAAAAATGATGGTTCACGATTTAAAAATGTTCTTGCGCATGCATTTAGTTTCACACCCGGAACCAATGATTACAAAGTGGTAAGAATCACTTCTTATAAGGAGCCCGGTGAAGCTATAGTCATTAAACTGGAGATTTTTAACATGAGTACTGACAAGTGGAGTACGTACCAGATAAAAACTCTGCAATGTCGTGAGATCGATCATATGCCTCAGCAGGTCGATCCCTCTATGCTCTTAAAAATGATGCGGTCCCACAATACCCGGTCTTTAAAAGGGGCATTTCATTGGCTTTGTGATGCCTCACTAGGTGCAAGTGGGAATGATACCGCAATCTTGTCAGTTGGCCTTGAAGCAGAGCAATTGAGATTGTTCACAGTGTTGGATTCTAATAAAATTCCTCGTCTAAAGTCTGGGAAGCTAGATTGTATGAATGACTCGCTATCATTGATTGTTCCTAATTATTCAAGTGGTCCTTGCCCAATCATTGATATATGGGTGATGAATGACTATGGGGATCGGAACTCCTGGATTAAGAAGTACTCTGTCAATCAGTTTCAAGGACGTGGAACAGAGCCAATAGGATACTGGAAATATGATCTCTTCCTGATGGCCAATTTGACGAGGAATCTATCTTTATGCTTGTATAACCTCAGAAACCAAGAAATGAAGTCCTTCCCAGTCCAGTGGCATTTCTACACTGCTGCTTTTTATGATTATGTTGAAACATTTGAAACAGTCAGACCGGCGATTGCAACTACAGCGGAGGCTGTCTAG